From the Salarias fasciatus chromosome 16, fSalaFa1.1, whole genome shotgun sequence genome, one window contains:
- the LOC115403675 gene encoding RCC1 and BTB domain-containing protein 1, whose protein sequence is MVDVTKWPLFSLMGPQELCLIRKACVFGTSANEAIYVTTDDEVFVFGLNCSNCLGTGDSQSTIVPKKLDFLSGRKVVSLSYGSGPHILLATEDGELFAWGHNGYSQLGNGTTNQGVAPVLVSANLLNKKVTEVACGSHHSMALTDAGEVYAWGYNNCGQVGSGSTANQPTPRRVSSCLQSKVAVSIVCGQTSSLAVVDNGEVYGWGYNGNGQLGLGNNGNQLTPCRLAALQGVCVQQIVSGYAHSLALTDEGLLYAWGSNTYGQLGTGNKSNQLSPVQIMTEKERIVEIAACHSTHTSAAKTQSGQVYMWGQCRSQSVLLPLLTHFACTDDVFACFATPTVMWRLLSMEHDDFLTVAQSLKKEFDNPETADLKFCVDGKYIYVHKAILKIRCEHFRSMFQSHWNEDMKEVIEIDQFSYPVYRSFLEFLYTDNVELPPEDAIGLLDLATSYCENRLKRLCQHIIKRGITVENAFSLLSAAVRYDAEDLEEFCFRFCIHHLTEVTQTAAFWQIDGNLLKDFISRASRCGAFKN, encoded by the exons ATGGTGGATGTGACCAAGTGGCCCCTGTTCAGCCTGATGGGGCCCCAGGAGCTCTGCCTCATTCGGAAGGCCTGCGTGTTCGGAACGTCGGCCAATGAGGCCATCTACGTGACCACGGACGACGAG GTGTTTGTGTTCGGACTGAACTGCAGCAACTGTCTGGGGACGGGAGACAGCCAGAGCACCATCGTACCCAAGAAGCTGGACTTCCTCAGCGGGAGGAAGGTGGTCAGCCTGAGCTACGGAAGTGGACCCCACATCCTGCTGGCCACAGAAG ATGGCGAGCTGTTCGCCTGGGGCCATAACGGCTACAGCCAGCTGGGCAATGGGACGACCAACCAAGGGGTTGCTCCGGTGCTCGTGTCTGCCAACCTGCTGAATAAGAAGGTGACGGAGGTGGCCTGTGGCTCCCACCACTCCATGGCTCTGACCGACGCAGGAGAG GTTTACGCGTGGGGCTACAACAACTGCGGCCAGGTGGGCTCGGGGTCCACGGCGAACCAGCCCACCCCCCGCCGGGTGTCCAGCTGCCTGCAGAGCAAGGTGGCCGTCAGCATCGTCTGCGGCCAGACCTCGTCCCTGGCGGTCGTCGACAACGGAGAG GTGTACGGCTGGGGCTACAACGGGAACGGACAACTGGGACTCGGGAATAACGGCAACCAGCTGACGCCCTGTCGCCTGGCAGcactgcagggtgtgtgtgtgcagcag ATTGTCTCGGGCTACGCTCACTCTCTGGCGCTAACAGACGAGGGCTTGCTCTACGCCTGGGGCTCCAACACGTACGGCCAGCTGGGCACCGGCAACAAGAGCAACCAGCTGAGCCCGGTTCAGATCATGACCGAGAAGGAGAG GATAGTGGAGATCGCCGCGTGCCACTCCACGCACACGTCGGCCGCCAAGACGCAGAGCGGCCAGGTGTACATGTGGGGCCAGTGCCGGAGCCAGTCcgtcctgctgccgctgctcacgCACTTCGCCTGCACCGACGACGTCTTCGCGTGCTTCGCCACGCCCACCGTGATGTGGAGGCTGCTGTCGATGG AGCATGACGACTTCCTGACGGTGGCTCAGTCTCTGAAGAAGGAGTTTGACAACCCCGAGACGGCTGACCTCAAGTTCTGCGTTGACGGCAAATATATTTATGTCCACAAAGCAATTCTCAAAATCAG gtgtgaaCACTTCAGGTCGATGTTCCAGTCCCACTGGAACGAAGACATGAAGGAGGTGATTGAAATAGATCAGTTCTCCTATCCGGTCTACCGCTCTTTCCTGGAGTTCCTCTACACAGACAATGTGGAACTTCCTCCCGAAGACGCCATCg gACTGCTGGATCTGGCCACGTCGTACTGTGAGAACCGCCTCAAACGCCTCTGCCAGCACATCATCAAGCGGGGCATCACGGTGGAGAACGCCTTCTCCCTGCTGTCCGCCGCCGTGCGCTACGACGCCGAA gaCCTGGAGGAGTTCTGCTTCCGGTTCTGCATACACCACCTGACGGAGGTGACGCAGACCGCCGCCTTCTGGCAGATCGACGGGAACCTGCTGAAGGACTTCATAAGCCGGGCCAGTCGCTGCGGAGCCTTCAAGAACTGA